A genomic stretch from Proteobacteria bacterium CG1_02_64_396 includes:
- a CDS encoding methyltransferase has protein sequence MICPLCGGVGATPFHRDPNRDYLRCATCLLVFVPPEQRPSPERERAEYDLHDNRLDDPAYRRFLSRVFTPMQQRLPPGSLGLDFGCGPAPALVAMFEEGGHTMARFDAFYFPGLAPLSSTYDFITATEVIEHLHHPGAELERLWSLLRPGGCLGLMTQPVLDRARFKSWRYIQDVTHVCFFSQATFAWLGMRWGVVPEFVGRDVVLFSKPGGAA, from the coding sequence GTGATTTGCCCGTTGTGCGGCGGTGTTGGGGCTACCCCCTTCCACCGCGACCCCAACCGCGACTACCTGCGCTGCGCCACCTGTCTGTTGGTCTTCGTCCCCCCCGAACAGCGTCCGAGCCCCGAGCGGGAGCGGGCCGAGTACGACCTGCACGACAACCGACTGGACGACCCCGCCTACCGCCGTTTTCTGAGCCGGGTGTTCACCCCCATGCAGCAGCGCCTGCCCCCCGGCAGCCTCGGGCTCGACTTCGGTTGCGGCCCCGCCCCGGCGTTGGTGGCCATGTTCGAAGAGGGGGGGCATACGATGGCTCGCTTCGATGCTTTTTACTTCCCCGGTCTTGCCCCCTTAAGCAGCACCTATGATTTCATCACCGCCACCGAGGTGATTGAGCATCTGCACCATCCCGGTGCTGAGCTGGAGCGGCTGTGGTCGTTGCTGCGCCCCGGTGGCTGCCTGGGGCTGATGACCCAGCCGGTGTTGGATCGGGCGCGGTTCAAAAGCTGGCGCTACATCCAGGATGTCACCCACGTCTGTTTTTTTTCGCAGGCGACCTTTGCCTGGTTGGGGATGCGTTGGGGGGTGGTGCCCGAGTTTGTTGGGCGCGACGTGGTGCTGTTTTCAAAACCTGGGGGGGCGGCATGA
- a CDS encoding endonuclease — protein MRWQVYIIRASDGALYTGITTDIQRRLEEHRTGKGAKFFRGRSPEAVVYLESGHNRGSALRREASIKKLDRQAKLDLLEEAGNEMRGAIL, from the coding sequence ATGAGGTGGCAGGTTTACATCATTCGCGCCAGCGACGGTGCCCTCTACACCGGCATCACCACCGACATCCAGCGCCGCCTTGAGGAGCACCGCACGGGCAAGGGGGCCAAGTTCTTCCGGGGGCGAAGCCCCGAGGCGGTGGTGTATTTGGAGTCGGGGCACAACCGAGGCTCGGCTCTGCGCCGGGAGGCGTCGATTAAAAAGCTGGATCGACAGGCCAAGCTCGATTTGTTGGAGGAGGCGGGGAACGAGATGAGAGGGGCGATTTTGTAG